In Dyella terrae, one DNA window encodes the following:
- a CDS encoding carbon-nitrogen hydrolase, translating into MTRKTLKVALLQETDRGSRDANLDAIEAGLREAAKAGVELVLLQELHNGPYFCQHESVTEFDLAETIPGPSTERLGKLAEELKLVVVASLFEKRATGLYHNTAVVFDRSAAIAGKYRKMHIPDDPAFYEKFYFTPGDLGFDPIETSVGRLGVLVCWDQWYPEAARLMALAGADLLLYPTAIGWDPNDEPSEKERQREAWVTVQRGHAVANGLPLLSVNRTGYEPDVSGVGAGIQFWGSSFVAGPQGEFLAQAGTEGRQLLIVDVDMARSEHVRRIWPFLRDRRIDAYGDLLKRFRD; encoded by the coding sequence ATGACCCGCAAGACTCTCAAAGTTGCGCTGCTGCAGGAAACCGATCGCGGCAGCCGCGACGCCAATCTCGACGCCATCGAAGCCGGGCTGCGCGAAGCGGCCAAGGCGGGCGTGGAACTGGTGCTGCTGCAGGAGCTGCACAACGGCCCGTATTTCTGCCAGCACGAGTCGGTGACGGAATTCGACCTTGCTGAAACGATTCCCGGCCCGAGCACCGAGCGTCTGGGCAAGCTGGCCGAGGAACTCAAGCTGGTGGTCGTCGCCTCGCTGTTCGAGAAGCGCGCGACCGGCCTGTACCACAATACTGCCGTGGTCTTTGATCGTTCGGCGGCGATCGCGGGCAAATATCGCAAGATGCATATCCCCGACGATCCGGCTTTCTACGAGAAGTTTTACTTCACGCCGGGCGACCTGGGATTCGATCCCATCGAAACCTCCGTGGGCCGGCTTGGCGTGCTGGTGTGCTGGGATCAGTGGTACCCGGAAGCCGCCCGCCTGATGGCGCTGGCTGGCGCGGACCTGCTGCTCTATCCGACCGCCATCGGCTGGGATCCGAACGACGAGCCGTCCGAGAAGGAACGCCAGCGCGAGGCCTGGGTTACCGTCCAGCGCGGCCATGCCGTCGCCAATGGCCTGCCGCTGCTGTCGGTCAATCGCACGGGCTATGAGCCGGATGTGTCCGGCGTGGGCGCCGGCATTCAGTTCTGGGGCAGTAGTTTCGTTGCCGGTCCCCAGGGCGAGTTCCTGGCCCAGGCCGGGACGGAAGGTCGTCAGTTGCTGATCGTGGATGTCGACATGGCGCGTAGCGAGCACGTTCGCCGCATCTGGCCGTTCCTCCGTGACCGCCGCATCGACGCCTACGGCGATCTGCTGAAGCGTTTCCGCGACTGA
- the recJ gene encoding single-stranded-DNA-specific exonuclease RecJ has translation MSASEVRRRVAAGVPSGWGHEVHPVLQAIYAARGVLTPAQADHRLACLLTPTMLGGMERAVELLMKAVAEDWSILVAGDYDCDGATGTAVAVRGLRLLGARHVNYAVPNRFLHGYGLSPALVESLEPKPRLIITVDNGVASIAGVACAQALGIKVIVTDHHLPGEQLPAADAMVNPNLTDDTFPSKALAGVGVVFYLLLSLRAALRERQAYADGPEPDLSSLLDLVALGTVADLVPLDYNNRVLVEGGLKRIRSGRACAGIRALIETGKRSVSTLCASDMAFSVGPRLNAAGRLEDMRLGVECLLTDEPAMARRYAEQLSAINQERRDLQASMVAEAEVMVGVATSSDAVGVALYEPTWHAGVVGLVASKLKERLHRPIFAFAPASEDNVDELRGSGRSIAGFHIRDALAAIDAREPGLIERFGGHAMAAGLSLKAVDFPRFAAAFDAIARQWLSEEQLQAALYTDGELPMGSATLDLARQIRFGGPWGQAFPEPLFDNEFECVSWRVMGETHLRFDLRDPRDGSRLEAVMFNAYKGTPPPARMRAVFELGINDWQGRESVRLLLRQIEAV, from the coding sequence ATGAGCGCGAGCGAAGTCCGGCGTCGCGTGGCTGCGGGCGTGCCAAGCGGGTGGGGGCATGAGGTCCATCCCGTGCTGCAGGCGATCTATGCGGCGCGCGGCGTGCTGACGCCCGCACAAGCGGATCATCGCCTGGCCTGCCTGCTCACGCCGACCATGCTGGGTGGCATGGAGCGGGCCGTCGAGCTGCTGATGAAGGCCGTGGCGGAAGACTGGTCGATTCTCGTTGCGGGCGACTACGACTGCGATGGCGCCACCGGTACAGCTGTGGCTGTGCGTGGCCTGCGTCTGCTGGGCGCGCGTCACGTGAACTACGCCGTGCCCAATCGGTTCTTGCATGGCTACGGACTCAGCCCGGCGCTGGTGGAATCGCTGGAGCCCAAGCCAAGGCTGATCATCACGGTCGACAACGGCGTGGCCAGTATCGCAGGCGTGGCTTGTGCGCAGGCGCTCGGCATCAAGGTGATCGTCACCGATCATCACTTGCCTGGCGAACAGTTGCCGGCGGCCGATGCGATGGTCAATCCCAACCTGACCGACGACACATTTCCCAGCAAAGCACTGGCGGGCGTCGGCGTCGTGTTCTACCTGTTGCTGTCCTTGCGCGCCGCCTTGCGTGAACGCCAGGCCTACGCGGATGGCCCGGAGCCGGATCTTTCGAGTCTGCTTGATCTGGTGGCCCTCGGTACCGTCGCGGATCTGGTTCCACTGGATTACAACAATCGCGTGCTGGTCGAGGGCGGACTCAAGCGCATCCGCTCGGGACGCGCTTGCGCCGGCATTCGTGCATTGATCGAGACCGGCAAGCGCAGTGTGTCCACGCTATGCGCGAGCGACATGGCCTTTTCGGTGGGTCCGCGCCTCAATGCCGCAGGCCGACTCGAAGACATGCGCCTTGGCGTGGAATGCCTGCTGACTGACGAGCCGGCCATGGCTCGTCGCTATGCCGAGCAGTTGAGCGCGATCAACCAGGAGCGCCGCGACCTGCAGGCGTCGATGGTCGCCGAGGCTGAGGTGATGGTCGGCGTCGCCACCAGCAGCGACGCTGTGGGCGTGGCCTTGTATGAGCCCACCTGGCATGCAGGTGTCGTCGGCCTGGTTGCCTCCAAACTGAAAGAGCGGCTGCATCGGCCGATCTTCGCCTTTGCGCCGGCAAGCGAAGACAACGTCGACGAGCTGCGTGGATCGGGGCGCTCCATCGCAGGATTCCATATCCGCGATGCGCTGGCGGCCATCGATGCGCGCGAGCCGGGCCTGATTGAGCGCTTCGGCGGCCATGCAATGGCCGCCGGGCTGAGCCTGAAGGCGGTCGATTTCCCCCGCTTTGCAGCGGCATTCGATGCCATCGCGCGACAGTGGCTGAGCGAAGAGCAACTGCAGGCGGCGCTCTACACCGATGGTGAGCTGCCCATGGGCTCGGCGACGCTGGACCTGGCGCGCCAGATCCGCTTTGGCGGCCCGTGGGGTCAGGCCTTCCCGGAGCCGTTGTTCGACAACGAGTTCGAATGCGTGAGCTGGCGCGTCATGGGCGAAACGCATCTGCGCTTCGATCTGCGTGACCCTCGCGATGGCTCACGCCTGGAAGCCGTGATGTTCAACGCTTACAAGGGGACGCCGCCCCCGGCGCGGATGCGTGCCGTCTTCGAACTGGGCATCAACGACTGGCAGGGGCGTGAAAGCGTGCGGCTTCTGCTGCGGCAGATCGAAGCCGTGTGA
- a CDS encoding STAS/SEC14 domain-containing protein, translating into MIVQMTGLPPGVIGFTAHNQVTAADYERVIIPDIEAAFAINRKLRVIFHIDQDFTGFDAAAMWDDAKLGMRHFSGWERAALVTDVGWLRTLSKTLGFLSPGEFRLFSTAQLDEARAWVCEAEGG; encoded by the coding sequence ATGATCGTTCAGATGACCGGCCTGCCTCCGGGTGTGATCGGCTTTACGGCCCACAACCAGGTTACGGCAGCGGATTACGAACGGGTGATCATCCCGGATATCGAGGCCGCATTCGCCATCAATCGAAAACTGCGCGTGATCTTCCACATCGACCAGGACTTCACCGGTTTCGACGCCGCGGCCATGTGGGATGACGCCAAACTCGGCATGCGTCACTTCAGTGGCTGGGAACGCGCTGCGCTGGTGACGGACGTGGGCTGGCTGCGCACGTTGTCCAAAACGCTGGGCTTTCTTTCGCCCGGGGAGTTTCGCCTTTTCAGCACGGCGCAACTCGATGAGGCGCGCGCCTGGGTGTGCGAGGCGGAAGGCGGTTGA
- a CDS encoding phosphoglycerate mutase yields the protein MSAVDGRPPLTWWLPSLQRFDIRSPVRAWLRRADRLADGAVGYIDGLRAAFPLEGELPAAALTRELLAGDAGTDVWLSADPAWIQPDINGARLLACGRLGLTMDDALALAEALYPTFAEVGMALEVTSPDRWHVRVDADDVPAFAAPEQALGEDLYMHLPQGPQGRRWRALITEVQVVLHQHPLNEQRRERGMPPVNSLWLWGGGVLPPRVRTSFEGVVTDDVLMRALAQRAGVSAMAWKDADVERLQTGWLMDLQGLPWQDIETNWLSRIEASGRRQPVKVHFASGEIWLRKPWHQLRFWRGSAT from the coding sequence ATGAGCGCCGTTGATGGCCGCCCTCCGCTGACCTGGTGGCTGCCGTCCCTGCAGCGATTCGACATCCGTTCGCCCGTCCGGGCCTGGTTGCGTCGCGCGGACCGGCTTGCCGATGGCGCGGTCGGCTATATCGATGGATTGAGGGCAGCGTTTCCGCTTGAGGGTGAACTTCCCGCCGCTGCACTGACGCGTGAGCTGCTTGCCGGTGACGCGGGCACCGATGTCTGGCTGAGCGCCGACCCGGCGTGGATCCAGCCCGATATCAACGGTGCCCGTCTGCTTGCCTGCGGGCGGCTCGGGCTGACGATGGACGACGCGCTGGCGCTGGCCGAGGCCTTGTATCCCACGTTTGCCGAGGTCGGCATGGCGCTGGAGGTCACCTCACCCGACCGCTGGCACGTTCGCGTCGATGCGGACGATGTGCCCGCCTTTGCTGCACCCGAGCAAGCGCTGGGTGAAGACCTCTACATGCATCTGCCGCAAGGTCCGCAGGGGCGTCGATGGCGCGCGCTGATCACGGAAGTGCAGGTTGTCCTTCACCAGCATCCGCTCAATGAACAGCGCCGCGAGCGAGGCATGCCGCCGGTCAACAGCCTCTGGCTGTGGGGTGGTGGTGTCTTGCCACCCCGTGTCCGGACATCCTTTGAAGGCGTGGTCACTGACGATGTCCTGATGCGTGCATTGGCGCAGCGCGCAGGGGTGTCCGCCATGGCATGGAAGGACGCTGATGTCGAGCGGCTGCAAACCGGATGGCTGATGGACCTGCAGGGCTTGCCCTGGCAGGACATCGAAACGAACTGGCTTTCTCGCATCGAGGCATCCGGCCGTCGCCAACCGGTGAAGGTTCATTTCGCCAGCGGCGAAATCTGGCTCCGCAAGCCCTGGCATCAGCTGCGATTCTGGCGAGGCAGCGCGACATGA
- a CDS encoding ABC transporter permease, producing the protein MSARDGFRGVWRTLRHHASAALILLGATILYSFYYPLAYRHQVASELPIAIVDGDHSALSRALIRKVRAVDGVQVVDELSDVYAAQHALARSDIDGYLYIPKDYERDVRRGEAGELGLYSNGAYLIRNQTVLESLAKAVTSAGLDIVGGKLLAAGIAGPRMAQVAQPLTAIERPMFNKREGYGSYVVPAVAQLIVQQTLWFGAAMLIAVRRSQGGFTSGGELLGWVLFFLLVGTINGLYFNGLNFWIQDYPRGGNLPGLLVAMPLFIASIVALALFTGSFFMREARVLQSLSVTSVPIFFLSGISWPLDAMPTAMGWLGKLAPSTPGIQAMVKLNQMGASLRDIAPELGQMALLVVLYGGLGAWRLLALSPRPHASTTTVLTDP; encoded by the coding sequence ATGAGCGCGCGCGATGGCTTCCGCGGCGTGTGGCGGACGCTTCGACATCATGCCTCGGCGGCGCTGATCCTCCTGGGCGCCACCATCTTGTACTCGTTCTACTACCCGCTCGCTTATCGACACCAGGTAGCAAGCGAACTGCCGATCGCCATTGTCGATGGCGACCACTCGGCGCTGAGCCGAGCCCTGATCCGCAAGGTCCGTGCCGTCGACGGCGTGCAGGTCGTGGATGAACTTTCAGATGTCTACGCGGCGCAGCATGCGCTTGCGCGCTCCGATATCGACGGCTACCTGTACATCCCCAAAGACTACGAGCGCGACGTGCGGCGCGGCGAAGCCGGTGAGCTCGGGCTCTACAGCAACGGCGCCTATCTGATTCGCAACCAGACTGTCCTCGAATCCCTGGCGAAGGCCGTTACCAGCGCCGGCCTCGATATTGTTGGCGGCAAACTGTTGGCAGCAGGCATTGCCGGACCCCGAATGGCCCAGGTGGCGCAGCCGCTGACCGCCATCGAGCGCCCGATGTTCAACAAGCGCGAAGGTTACGGCTCTTACGTGGTGCCGGCCGTGGCCCAGCTGATCGTGCAGCAGACACTGTGGTTCGGCGCCGCGATGCTGATTGCCGTGCGGCGCAGCCAGGGCGGTTTCACCAGCGGCGGGGAGTTGCTGGGCTGGGTGCTGTTTTTCCTGCTCGTTGGCACGATCAACGGCCTGTACTTCAATGGCCTCAATTTCTGGATCCAGGATTATCCGCGCGGAGGCAACCTGCCGGGACTGCTCGTCGCGATGCCGCTGTTCATTGCATCGATCGTGGCGCTGGCCTTGTTCACGGGCAGCTTTTTCATGCGCGAGGCACGCGTGCTGCAGTCACTGTCGGTGACTTCCGTTCCGATCTTTTTCCTGAGTGGCATTTCCTGGCCACTCGACGCCATGCCAACGGCCATGGGGTGGCTAGGCAAACTGGCACCGAGCACACCGGGCATCCAGGCCATGGTGAAGCTCAATCAGATGGGAGCGAGCCTGCGTGACATTGCGCCCGAACTGGGGCAGATGGCGTTGCTGGTCGTACTGTACGGCGGGCTGGGTGCGTGGCGATTGCTGGCCCTGTCACCGCGACCTCACGCATCCACCACCACCGTTCTTACCGACCCTTAA
- a CDS encoding agmatine deiminase family protein: MTTSSLRLPAEWEPQSAVLIAWPHADTDWADRLAEVETTYVALAGAVTRFQPLIIVVADAALRAHVEALLREARVDLSRVRLVELPYDDTWLRDSGPITLNDGHGAFQLTDFRFTGWGGKFGAEQDDALVAGLVQAGIFGQAGHKRIDWALEGGGIESDGEGTVLTTWKCLTQRHPEQSREDMSAILRDGLHADRILWLDYGYLEGDDTDAHIDTLARFAPGHRIVFQACDDASDPHFDELKRMGDELAALRTRDGQAYTLYPLPWAQPILDEGRRLAASYANYLIVNGAVLVPAYGDKADDEAARIIGQAHPGREIVQVPCRPLIWQNGSLHCITMQLPAGIAH, translated from the coding sequence ATGACCACTTCTTCCCTGCGCCTGCCGGCGGAATGGGAACCGCAGTCTGCGGTTCTGATCGCCTGGCCGCACGCCGATACCGACTGGGCCGACCGCCTGGCCGAGGTGGAAACCACTTATGTGGCCCTGGCTGGCGCCGTGACCCGTTTCCAGCCGCTGATCATCGTGGTGGCCGATGCGGCGCTTCGCGCCCACGTCGAAGCCCTGTTGCGCGAGGCCAGGGTCGATCTGTCGCGCGTGCGCCTGGTCGAATTGCCCTACGACGACACATGGCTGCGCGACTCCGGCCCCATCACCCTCAACGACGGCCACGGTGCCTTCCAGCTGACAGATTTCCGCTTCACCGGCTGGGGCGGCAAGTTCGGCGCGGAACAGGATGACGCGCTGGTCGCGGGCCTGGTGCAGGCCGGCATTTTTGGCCAGGCCGGCCACAAGCGTATCGATTGGGCGCTGGAAGGCGGCGGCATCGAGAGCGACGGCGAAGGCACGGTGCTGACGACGTGGAAGTGCCTGACCCAGCGCCATCCGGAGCAGTCGCGCGAGGACATGAGCGCGATCCTGCGCGATGGCCTGCACGCCGATCGCATCCTGTGGCTGGACTACGGCTATCTGGAAGGCGACGACACCGACGCCCATATCGACACGCTGGCCCGCTTCGCACCAGGCCATCGCATCGTGTTCCAGGCCTGCGACGACGCGAGCGACCCGCACTTCGACGAACTCAAGCGAATGGGCGACGAGCTTGCCGCCCTGCGCACCAGGGACGGCCAGGCTTACACGCTGTATCCGTTGCCCTGGGCCCAACCGATTCTCGACGAAGGTCGACGCCTCGCCGCGTCCTACGCCAATTACCTGATCGTCAACGGTGCCGTGCTGGTACCGGCCTATGGCGACAAGGCGGATGACGAAGCCGCGCGCATCATTGGCCAGGCCCATCCGGGCCGCGAAATCGTGCAGGTGCCCTGCCGCCCGCTGATCTGGCAGAACGGCAGCCTGCATTGCATCACCATGCAGCTGCCAGCCGGCATCGCGCATTGA
- a CDS encoding GGDEF domain-containing protein, with translation MQLDLPTLAIVGFLCSLGACIGFTSLMLVLRGLPVLRWWVTSLWIGTIGIILLGLRNQIPDWLSISVANVTVTLASALLLKGVALHVGRPLRWRWPLMLVALYSALNIWFTYVTPDLRTRVVLFSAVSVAWDAWTVTYLLRYAPRDVRLSCRIAAAIMVADALHFAYRATLPLNPDAGQNAFAAGSPIIITYVAGIVVGLAGYFSLLLMVTERLMVDLRRTARMDSLTGLLNRGAVINDGVLSLGRARQAGQPFSLLVIDLDYFKQVNDTWGHDAGDAALCHVARMIRRHLPEGDAVAGRYGGEEFVVGLPGWSMHEASSMAEQLRAELADVPFAYRGKSIAMTTSIGVATALDGQTFQAIVARADEALYQAKSQGRNEVIQARQA, from the coding sequence ATGCAACTGGATCTACCCACTCTCGCCATCGTCGGATTCCTTTGCAGCCTTGGCGCGTGCATCGGGTTCACGTCCCTGATGCTGGTGCTGCGCGGGTTGCCGGTATTGCGCTGGTGGGTGACCAGCCTGTGGATCGGCACGATCGGCATCATCCTGCTCGGGCTGCGCAACCAGATCCCCGACTGGCTGTCGATCAGCGTCGCCAACGTCACGGTCACCCTGGCGTCGGCACTGCTGCTGAAAGGCGTGGCACTGCATGTCGGCCGCCCGCTTCGGTGGCGCTGGCCACTCATGCTGGTCGCCCTCTACTCGGCGCTCAATATCTGGTTCACCTACGTCACGCCCGACCTTCGAACGCGCGTTGTTCTTTTCAGCGCGGTGTCCGTCGCATGGGATGCATGGACGGTCACCTATCTGCTTCGCTACGCGCCGCGCGATGTCCGGCTCAGCTGCCGCATCGCCGCCGCCATCATGGTGGCCGACGCCCTGCACTTCGCCTATCGCGCGACGCTGCCGCTCAATCCCGACGCCGGACAGAACGCCTTCGCGGCGGGCTCGCCCATCATCATCACTTACGTCGCCGGCATCGTGGTGGGCCTGGCCGGCTATTTCTCGCTGCTGCTGATGGTGACGGAGCGACTGATGGTCGATCTACGGCGCACGGCGCGCATGGATTCGCTTACCGGCCTGCTCAATCGCGGCGCGGTCATCAACGACGGCGTCCTCAGCCTGGGGCGCGCACGGCAGGCCGGCCAGCCGTTTTCCCTGCTGGTCATCGACCTCGATTACTTCAAGCAGGTCAACGACACCTGGGGCCATGATGCGGGTGATGCCGCGCTGTGCCACGTGGCGCGCATGATTCGTCGCCACCTGCCCGAAGGCGATGCGGTCGCCGGCCGTTATGGCGGCGAAGAATTCGTGGTGGGCCTGCCTGGCTGGTCCATGCATGAGGCGTCGTCCATGGCCGAGCAACTGCGCGCGGAACTGGCCGATGTACCGTTCGCCTATCGTGGCAAGTCCATCGCCATGACGACCAGCATCGGCGTGGCGACGGCGCTGGACGGGCAAACATTTCAGGCCATCGTGGCGCGCGCCGACGAAGCGCTGTACCAGGCAAAATCCCAGGGGCGTAACGAAGTGATCCAGGCCCGTCAGGCCTGA
- a CDS encoding ABC-F family ATP-binding cassette domain-containing protein, which yields MISFRHFALRRGSRLLLSDIDLVIQSGWRLGVVGRNGCGKSSLFAALQGQVEADSGDLDMPARLRMASVAQETPALPDPAIEYVMAGDVELAAALRDELDAEARGDTEAMARAHHRIEELNGYDARARAGRLLHGLGFTADTHERAVKEFSGGWRVRLNLARALMAPSELLLLDEPTNHLDLDAVLWLEEWLRRYQGTLLVISHDREFLDGVITHTLHLNEGRGKLYTGNYSAFERQRAEQLRLQQIAHDREQAERAHLQSFIDRFKAKASKAKQAQSRMKRLEKMEGTEAVRAERAFHFQFAKPDRLPDSMLQLEEVTAGYADPEGGPPAEILVDVRFRLEAGERIGLLGPNGAGKSTLVKTLVGELTPLAGERKAHKDLKIGYFAQHTVESLHEGSSPFNHLQEKAPGVAAQVLRDFLGGWNFAGDRAFESVDGFSGGERARLALALIAWDKPNLLLLDEPTNHLDLDMREALADALADFDGALVLVSHDRHLLGMVSDSFWRVADGKVEAFDGDLDDYARWLKSRNSEAKKRNKTVDKTVETPVESAADRRRADAVQRENEKAARQKVRKLETRIATIDSELKALEAKLADPATYNGSTAEMMKLGQRQTELRREKETLEGEWMELYETLDA from the coding sequence ATGATCTCCTTCCGCCATTTCGCGCTTCGCCGCGGCAGCCGGCTGCTGCTCTCCGACATCGACCTGGTCATCCAGAGTGGGTGGCGCCTGGGCGTGGTGGGGCGCAACGGCTGCGGTAAGTCCAGTCTCTTCGCGGCCCTGCAGGGTCAGGTGGAAGCCGACTCCGGCGACCTGGACATGCCCGCCCGCCTGCGCATGGCCTCGGTGGCCCAGGAAACCCCGGCCCTCCCTGATCCGGCCATCGAATATGTGATGGCCGGCGACGTTGAGCTGGCCGCGGCCCTGCGTGACGAACTGGATGCGGAGGCGCGCGGTGATACCGAAGCCATGGCCAGGGCGCACCACCGGATCGAGGAGCTGAACGGTTACGACGCCCGTGCGCGTGCCGGTCGCTTGCTGCATGGCCTGGGTTTCACGGCCGATACGCACGAACGCGCGGTCAAGGAGTTCTCCGGCGGCTGGCGCGTGCGTCTGAACCTGGCCCGCGCGCTGATGGCGCCGTCCGAACTGCTCCTGCTCGACGAACCGACCAACCATCTGGATCTGGACGCTGTGCTGTGGCTGGAAGAATGGCTGCGCCGCTACCAGGGCACCTTGCTGGTGATCTCGCATGACCGCGAATTCCTCGACGGCGTGATCACCCATACGCTTCACCTCAACGAAGGTCGCGGCAAGCTCTACACCGGAAACTACAGCGCCTTCGAGCGCCAGCGGGCCGAGCAGTTGCGCCTGCAGCAGATCGCGCATGATCGCGAACAGGCTGAGCGCGCGCATTTGCAGTCTTTCATCGATCGCTTCAAGGCCAAGGCCAGCAAGGCCAAACAGGCACAGTCGCGCATGAAGCGACTGGAGAAGATGGAGGGCACCGAAGCGGTGCGCGCCGAGCGTGCGTTCCACTTCCAGTTCGCCAAGCCCGACCGCCTGCCTGATTCCATGCTGCAGCTGGAAGAAGTCACCGCCGGCTACGCCGATCCTGAGGGCGGCCCACCGGCCGAGATTCTGGTTGACGTGCGTTTTCGCCTGGAAGCGGGCGAGCGTATCGGTCTGCTCGGCCCCAACGGCGCCGGTAAGTCCACGCTGGTCAAGACGCTGGTAGGCGAGCTGACGCCGCTCGCCGGCGAGCGCAAGGCGCACAAGGATCTGAAGATCGGTTACTTCGCCCAGCACACCGTTGAAAGCCTGCATGAGGGCTCCAGTCCCTTCAACCACCTGCAGGAAAAGGCGCCGGGCGTCGCCGCCCAGGTGCTGCGCGACTTCCTCGGTGGCTGGAATTTCGCTGGCGATCGCGCCTTCGAATCGGTCGATGGATTCTCCGGCGGAGAACGTGCGCGCCTGGCGCTGGCGCTGATTGCGTGGGACAAGCCGAACCTCCTGCTGCTCGACGAACCGACCAACCACCTGGATCTCGACATGCGCGAGGCCCTGGCCGACGCCCTGGCGGATTTCGATGGCGCGCTGGTGCTGGTGTCGCACGACCGCCACCTGCTCGGCATGGTGTCCGACAGTTTCTGGCGCGTCGCCGACGGCAAGGTCGAAGCTTTCGACGGCGATCTGGACGACTATGCGCGCTGGCTGAAATCGCGCAACAGCGAGGCGAAGAAGCGCAACAAGACGGTCGACAAGACCGTCGAAACGCCGGTTGAGTCGGCCGCTGATCGCCGTCGCGCCGATGCAGTGCAGCGCGAGAACGAAAAGGCCGCACGTCAGAAGGTCAGGAAGCTCGAAACACGCATCGCCACCATCGACAGCGAATTGAAGGCGCTGGAGGCGAAACTCGCCGACCCCGCGACTTACAACGGTTCCACGGCAGAGATGATGAAACTCGGCCAGCGCCAGACCGAGCTTCGCCGCGAAAAGGAAACGCTCGAGGGTGAATGGATGGAACTGTATGAGACGCTCGACGCATGA